In the genome of Meles meles chromosome 2, mMelMel3.1 paternal haplotype, whole genome shotgun sequence, one region contains:
- the PRDM8 gene encoding PR domain zinc finger protein 8 isoform X3 has translation MPGVQPAFPVRVPIRGASALPLPQETAQRGRQPAGRARRRRGRQGSRGRGRRQGPAAAAAGGAPGRRPQVRQGRPGAPLPGPLPRGQRPARGRRRRQALHGLPQPGPGARELGRRPHLLPGPGPRRRPAGGGAEPRRQRPGRRQGQAEIPGRGGGGRRRRGAGGGTGSLRRAAAARLQGGPGVHAAAVPRRGQLLRPGGRRPPVRAPQPRDGRGQAQRLRGGEEGGARGGSAGGRDRRGGRGRRRPGRGGRRGRRRPLHARGRLSGGRRQAAGPAARGPPARPAGGRQPGAGQRLHVGAAAGRRGRPRRGRRRGRGGGGRRRRPGAGAGRAQERLLAARALLRAAAAARAGPEAGRARAVPPRRRRGPRQTLPRRRRPAGREAPGRRGPERRLRGAGGRRRRRRGRPAQAEPLPLRHRLLAQELGGRGGGGGGGRGAPAIAAALGAHAAAAVLHVAVSARAELVRQVQRVLPHDLRPGVPHALAPQEGVRAGAPGEAAAGGEAQVPHLQRVLPGAPPPLQAHDLAQLTRGDPGSPRARARGQATCGKNTRGRPPPPCDRNAAPGGRQSTHKRTRAAPTFPLHVDLRPTSHAHAHAQDRMVDF, from the coding sequence ATGCCTGGAGTGCAGCCAGCGTTTCCAGTTCGAGTTCCCATACGTGGCGCATCTGCGCTTCCGCTGCCCCAAGAGACTGCACAGCGCGGACGCCAGCCCGCAGGACGAGCacggcggcggcgcgggcgccAAGGAtcgcgggggcgggggcggcggcaaGGACCAGCCGCAGCAGCCGCAGGAGGCGCCCCTGGGCGCCGGCCCCAAGTTCGGCAAGGCCGGCCCGGTGCACCACTACCCGGCCCCCTCCCCCGAGGGCAGCGGCCAGCCCGCGGCCGGCGGCGGCGCCAAGCCCTCCACGGACTTCCACAACCTGGCCCGGGAGCTCGAGAACTCGGGCGGCGGCCACACCTGCTCCCCGGGCCGGGGCCTCGGCGGCGGCCAGCAGGAGGCGGAGCTGAGCCCCGACGGCAGCGCCCCGGGCGGCGGCAAGGGCAAGCGGAAATTCCCGGACGAGGCGGcggagggcggcggcggcgcggggctgGCGGGGGCACGGGGTCGCTTCGCCGAGCGGCCGCCGCCCGCCTCCAAGGAGGACCTGGTGTGCACGCCGCAGCAGTACCGCGCCGCGGGCAGCTACTTCGGCCTGGAGGACGGCGGCCGCCTGTTCGCGCCCCCCAGCCCCGAGACGGGCGAGGCCAAGCGCAGCGCCTTCGTGGAGGTGAAGAAGGCGGCGCGCGCGGCGGGTCTGCAGGAGGACGCGACCGACGGGGGGGGCGCGGCCGCCGACGACCAGGacgcggggggcggcgggggcggcggcggcccctCCACGCCCGTGGCCGCCTCTCCGGCGGGCGCCGACAAGCTGCTGGCCCCGCGGCCCGGGGGCCCCCTGCCCGGCCGGCTGGAGGGCGGCAGCCCGGCGCGGGGCAGCGCCTTCACGTCGGTGCCGCAGCTGGGCGGCgcgggcggccccggcgcgggcggcggcgcgggcgcgggggcggcgggcggcggcggcggccaggGGCCGGGGCCGGACGAGCGCAAGAGCGCCTTCTCGCAGCCCGCGCGCTCCTTCGCGCAGCTGCCGCCGCTCGTGCTGGGCCAGAAGCTGGGCGCGCTCGAGCCGTGCCACCCCGGCGACGGCGTGGGCCCCGCCAGACTCTACCCCGCCGCCGCCGACCCGCTGGCCGTGAAGCTCCAGGGCGCCGCGGACCTGAACGGCGGCTGCGGGGCGctggcgggcggcggcggcggcggcgggggcggcctGCCCAAGCAGAACCCCTTCCTCTACGCCACCGCCTTCTGGCCCAAGAGctcggcggccgcggcggcggcggcggcggcggccgcggggcCCCTGCAATTGCAGCTGCCCTCGGCGCTCACGCTGCTGCCGCCGTCCTTCACGTCGCTGTGTCTGCCCGCGCAGAACTGGTGCGCCAAGTGCAACGCGTCCTTCCGCATGACCTCCGACCTGGTGTACCACATGCGCTCGCACCACAAGAAGGAGTACGCGCTGGAGCCCCTGGTGAAGCGGCGGCGGGAGGAGAAGCTCAAGTGCCCCATCTGCAACGAGTCCTTCCGGGAGCGCCACCACCTCTCCAGGCACATGACCTCGCACAACTGACCCGAGGGGACCCCGGCTCtccacgcgcgcgcgcgcgcggccaAGCCACCTGCGGGAAAAACACGCGAGGACGCCCACCCCCTCCTTGTGACCGGAACGCTGCACCCGGAGGCAGACAGAGCACACACAAGCGCACACGTGCCGCCCCAACCTTTCCATTACATGTTGACCTGCGACCTACATCccacgcgcacgcacacgcacaagACAGGATGGTGGATTTTTGA
- the PRDM8 gene encoding PR domain zinc finger protein 8 isoform X1, with amino-acid sequence MCSKQKAQPAGQHTSPSRHGNALIPRAKETLDCLSGFQVACSGRFVPDLLPVMEDSGIQRGIWDGDAKAVQQCLTDIFTSVYTTCDIPENAIFGPCILSHTSLYDSIAFIALKSTDKRTVPYIFRVDTSAANGSSEGLMWLRLVQSARDKEEQNLEAYIKNGQLFYRSLRRIAKDEELLVWYGKELTELLLLCPSRPHSKMNGSSPYTCLECSQRFQFEFPYVAHLRFRCPKRLHSADASPQDEHGGGAGAKDRGGGGGGKDQPQQPQEAPLGAGPKFGKAGPVHHYPAPSPEGSGQPAAGGGAKPSTDFHNLARELENSGGGHTCSPGRGLGGGQQEAELSPDGSAPGGGKGKRKFPDEAAEGGGGAGLAGARGRFAERPPPASKEDLVCTPQQYRAAGSYFGLEDGGRLFAPPSPETGEAKRSAFVEVKKAARAAGLQEDATDGGGAAADDQDAGGGGGGGGPSTPVAASPAGADKLLAPRPGGPLPGRLEGGSPARGSAFTSVPQLGGAGGPGAGGGAGAGAAGGGGGQGPGPDERKSAFSQPARSFAQLPPLVLGQKLGALEPCHPGDGVGPARLYPAAADPLAVKLQGAADLNGGCGALAGGGGGGGGGLPKQNPFLYATAFWPKSSAAAAAAAAAAAGPLQLQLPSALTLLPPSFTSLCLPAQNWCAKCNASFRMTSDLVYHMRSHHKKEYALEPLVKRRREEKLKCPICNESFRERHHLSRHMTSHN; translated from the exons ATGTGCAGCAAACAAAAA GCACAGCCTGCGGGGCAGCACACCAGCCCCTCTCGACATGGAAATGCACTGATTCCGCGGGCAAAAGAGACCCTCGACTGCCTCTCCGGGTTCCAGGTGGCCTGCTCGGGGCGGTTCGTTCCCGACCTTCTTCCCG TGATGGAGGACTCGGGCATCCAGCGAGGCATCTGGGATGGAGATGCCAAGGCCGTCCAGCAATGTCTGACGGATATTTTTACCAGTGTTTACACCACCTGCGACATCCCTGAGAATGCTATATTTGGTCCCTGCATCCTGAGCCATACTTCCCTGTATGACAGCATAGCTTTCATAGCTCTCAAGTCCACGGACAAGAGAACAGTCCCCTATATCTTCCGG GTAGACACCTCAGCGGCAAATGGTTCTTCAGAAGGTCTCATGTGGCTGCGACTTGTCCAATCAGCCCGAGATAAAGAAGAGCAGAACCTCGAGGCCTACATAAAAAACGGACAGCTGTTCTACCGTTCTCTCCGCAGGATTGCCAAAGACGAGGAGTTACTAGTTTGGTATGGGAAAGAACTGACTGAGTtactcttgctctgcccctctaGACCCCACAGCAAAATGAATG GGTCATCCCCGTACACATGCCTGGAGTGCAGCCAGCGTTTCCAGTTCGAGTTCCCATACGTGGCGCATCTGCGCTTCCGCTGCCCCAAGAGACTGCACAGCGCGGACGCCAGCCCGCAGGACGAGCacggcggcggcgcgggcgccAAGGAtcgcgggggcgggggcggcggcaaGGACCAGCCGCAGCAGCCGCAGGAGGCGCCCCTGGGCGCCGGCCCCAAGTTCGGCAAGGCCGGCCCGGTGCACCACTACCCGGCCCCCTCCCCCGAGGGCAGCGGCCAGCCCGCGGCCGGCGGCGGCGCCAAGCCCTCCACGGACTTCCACAACCTGGCCCGGGAGCTCGAGAACTCGGGCGGCGGCCACACCTGCTCCCCGGGCCGGGGCCTCGGCGGCGGCCAGCAGGAGGCGGAGCTGAGCCCCGACGGCAGCGCCCCGGGCGGCGGCAAGGGCAAGCGGAAATTCCCGGACGAGGCGGcggagggcggcggcggcgcggggctgGCGGGGGCACGGGGTCGCTTCGCCGAGCGGCCGCCGCCCGCCTCCAAGGAGGACCTGGTGTGCACGCCGCAGCAGTACCGCGCCGCGGGCAGCTACTTCGGCCTGGAGGACGGCGGCCGCCTGTTCGCGCCCCCCAGCCCCGAGACGGGCGAGGCCAAGCGCAGCGCCTTCGTGGAGGTGAAGAAGGCGGCGCGCGCGGCGGGTCTGCAGGAGGACGCGACCGACGGGGGGGGCGCGGCCGCCGACGACCAGGacgcggggggcggcgggggcggcggcggcccctCCACGCCCGTGGCCGCCTCTCCGGCGGGCGCCGACAAGCTGCTGGCCCCGCGGCCCGGGGGCCCCCTGCCCGGCCGGCTGGAGGGCGGCAGCCCGGCGCGGGGCAGCGCCTTCACGTCGGTGCCGCAGCTGGGCGGCgcgggcggccccggcgcgggcggcggcgcgggcgcgggggcggcgggcggcggcggcggccaggGGCCGGGGCCGGACGAGCGCAAGAGCGCCTTCTCGCAGCCCGCGCGCTCCTTCGCGCAGCTGCCGCCGCTCGTGCTGGGCCAGAAGCTGGGCGCGCTCGAGCCGTGCCACCCCGGCGACGGCGTGGGCCCCGCCAGACTCTACCCCGCCGCCGCCGACCCGCTGGCCGTGAAGCTCCAGGGCGCCGCGGACCTGAACGGCGGCTGCGGGGCGctggcgggcggcggcggcggcggcgggggcggcctGCCCAAGCAGAACCCCTTCCTCTACGCCACCGCCTTCTGGCCCAAGAGctcggcggccgcggcggcggcggcggcggcggccgcggggcCCCTGCAATTGCAGCTGCCCTCGGCGCTCACGCTGCTGCCGCCGTCCTTCACGTCGCTGTGTCTGCCCGCGCAGAACTGGTGCGCCAAGTGCAACGCGTCCTTCCGCATGACCTCCGACCTGGTGTACCACATGCGCTCGCACCACAAGAAGGAGTACGCGCTGGAGCCCCTGGTGAAGCGGCGGCGGGAGGAGAAGCTCAAGTGCCCCATCTGCAACGAGTCCTTCCGGGAGCGCCACCACCTCTCCAGGCACATGACCTCGCACAACTGA
- the PRDM8 gene encoding PR domain zinc finger protein 8 isoform X2 has translation MEDSGIQRGIWDGDAKAVQQCLTDIFTSVYTTCDIPENAIFGPCILSHTSLYDSIAFIALKSTDKRTVPYIFRVDTSAANGSSEGLMWLRLVQSARDKEEQNLEAYIKNGQLFYRSLRRIAKDEELLVWYGKELTELLLLCPSRPHSKMNGSSPYTCLECSQRFQFEFPYVAHLRFRCPKRLHSADASPQDEHGGGAGAKDRGGGGGGKDQPQQPQEAPLGAGPKFGKAGPVHHYPAPSPEGSGQPAAGGGAKPSTDFHNLARELENSGGGHTCSPGRGLGGGQQEAELSPDGSAPGGGKGKRKFPDEAAEGGGGAGLAGARGRFAERPPPASKEDLVCTPQQYRAAGSYFGLEDGGRLFAPPSPETGEAKRSAFVEVKKAARAAGLQEDATDGGGAAADDQDAGGGGGGGGPSTPVAASPAGADKLLAPRPGGPLPGRLEGGSPARGSAFTSVPQLGGAGGPGAGGGAGAGAAGGGGGQGPGPDERKSAFSQPARSFAQLPPLVLGQKLGALEPCHPGDGVGPARLYPAAADPLAVKLQGAADLNGGCGALAGGGGGGGGGLPKQNPFLYATAFWPKSSAAAAAAAAAAAGPLQLQLPSALTLLPPSFTSLCLPAQNWCAKCNASFRMTSDLVYHMRSHHKKEYALEPLVKRRREEKLKCPICNESFRERHHLSRHMTSHN, from the exons ATGGAGGACTCGGGCATCCAGCGAGGCATCTGGGATGGAGATGCCAAGGCCGTCCAGCAATGTCTGACGGATATTTTTACCAGTGTTTACACCACCTGCGACATCCCTGAGAATGCTATATTTGGTCCCTGCATCCTGAGCCATACTTCCCTGTATGACAGCATAGCTTTCATAGCTCTCAAGTCCACGGACAAGAGAACAGTCCCCTATATCTTCCGG GTAGACACCTCAGCGGCAAATGGTTCTTCAGAAGGTCTCATGTGGCTGCGACTTGTCCAATCAGCCCGAGATAAAGAAGAGCAGAACCTCGAGGCCTACATAAAAAACGGACAGCTGTTCTACCGTTCTCTCCGCAGGATTGCCAAAGACGAGGAGTTACTAGTTTGGTATGGGAAAGAACTGACTGAGTtactcttgctctgcccctctaGACCCCACAGCAAAATGAATG GGTCATCCCCGTACACATGCCTGGAGTGCAGCCAGCGTTTCCAGTTCGAGTTCCCATACGTGGCGCATCTGCGCTTCCGCTGCCCCAAGAGACTGCACAGCGCGGACGCCAGCCCGCAGGACGAGCacggcggcggcgcgggcgccAAGGAtcgcgggggcgggggcggcggcaaGGACCAGCCGCAGCAGCCGCAGGAGGCGCCCCTGGGCGCCGGCCCCAAGTTCGGCAAGGCCGGCCCGGTGCACCACTACCCGGCCCCCTCCCCCGAGGGCAGCGGCCAGCCCGCGGCCGGCGGCGGCGCCAAGCCCTCCACGGACTTCCACAACCTGGCCCGGGAGCTCGAGAACTCGGGCGGCGGCCACACCTGCTCCCCGGGCCGGGGCCTCGGCGGCGGCCAGCAGGAGGCGGAGCTGAGCCCCGACGGCAGCGCCCCGGGCGGCGGCAAGGGCAAGCGGAAATTCCCGGACGAGGCGGcggagggcggcggcggcgcggggctgGCGGGGGCACGGGGTCGCTTCGCCGAGCGGCCGCCGCCCGCCTCCAAGGAGGACCTGGTGTGCACGCCGCAGCAGTACCGCGCCGCGGGCAGCTACTTCGGCCTGGAGGACGGCGGCCGCCTGTTCGCGCCCCCCAGCCCCGAGACGGGCGAGGCCAAGCGCAGCGCCTTCGTGGAGGTGAAGAAGGCGGCGCGCGCGGCGGGTCTGCAGGAGGACGCGACCGACGGGGGGGGCGCGGCCGCCGACGACCAGGacgcggggggcggcgggggcggcggcggcccctCCACGCCCGTGGCCGCCTCTCCGGCGGGCGCCGACAAGCTGCTGGCCCCGCGGCCCGGGGGCCCCCTGCCCGGCCGGCTGGAGGGCGGCAGCCCGGCGCGGGGCAGCGCCTTCACGTCGGTGCCGCAGCTGGGCGGCgcgggcggccccggcgcgggcggcggcgcgggcgcgggggcggcgggcggcggcggcggccaggGGCCGGGGCCGGACGAGCGCAAGAGCGCCTTCTCGCAGCCCGCGCGCTCCTTCGCGCAGCTGCCGCCGCTCGTGCTGGGCCAGAAGCTGGGCGCGCTCGAGCCGTGCCACCCCGGCGACGGCGTGGGCCCCGCCAGACTCTACCCCGCCGCCGCCGACCCGCTGGCCGTGAAGCTCCAGGGCGCCGCGGACCTGAACGGCGGCTGCGGGGCGctggcgggcggcggcggcggcggcgggggcggcctGCCCAAGCAGAACCCCTTCCTCTACGCCACCGCCTTCTGGCCCAAGAGctcggcggccgcggcggcggcggcggcggcggccgcggggcCCCTGCAATTGCAGCTGCCCTCGGCGCTCACGCTGCTGCCGCCGTCCTTCACGTCGCTGTGTCTGCCCGCGCAGAACTGGTGCGCCAAGTGCAACGCGTCCTTCCGCATGACCTCCGACCTGGTGTACCACATGCGCTCGCACCACAAGAAGGAGTACGCGCTGGAGCCCCTGGTGAAGCGGCGGCGGGAGGAGAAGCTCAAGTGCCCCATCTGCAACGAGTCCTTCCGGGAGCGCCACCACCTCTCCAGGCACATGACCTCGCACAACTGA